Proteins from a genomic interval of Caulobacter sp. SL161:
- a CDS encoding energy transducer TonB, with protein MGRKRGITAVVLGGLALYGAPVGAQAPKAGLPPLKILKAPSPELLARLFPATARRAGVEGAATVQCTIRRDGTLGDCVVTGENPQGLGFGGAALIAMTYYQVDVSGTNAVQVSRRLSGITIRFALPPVETRSP; from the coding sequence TTGGGTCGAAAACGCGGAATCACCGCCGTCGTTCTGGGGGGCCTGGCGCTGTACGGCGCGCCCGTCGGCGCCCAGGCGCCGAAGGCGGGCCTGCCGCCGCTGAAAATCCTCAAGGCCCCCAGTCCCGAGCTGCTGGCGCGTCTGTTCCCGGCCACCGCGCGCCGGGCGGGCGTCGAGGGCGCGGCGACGGTGCAATGCACGATCCGCCGGGACGGAACCCTGGGCGACTGCGTGGTCACCGGGGAAAACCCGCAAGGCCTTGGCTTTGGCGGCGCGGCCCTGATCGCCATGACCTACTATCAAGTCGATGTCAGCGGGACCAACGCCGTTCAGGTCTCGCGGCGTCTGTCGGGAATCACCATTCGATTCGCCCTGCCGCCCGTCGAGACGCGGTCGCCCTAG
- a CDS encoding N-formylglutamate amidohydrolase, with protein sequence MSAWRPLSSEELSSPPLETFGGPAFEVLRAVPAGAPPPTALVFASPHSGDLYPEDMVAAVRLPVETLRASEDAFVDRIIGGAPALGAAVVRARFARAYVDLNREPWELDPAMFDGDLPEYAQGRTARVAAGLGTIPRVAGEGRPIYGRKLSFDEARTRVELAHRPYHDALDRQLAAARAAHGAAILIDWHSMPAAAARGQRTKGGGVCDIVLGDRFGAACSPKLTALVERELEALGYNVARNAPYAGGYTTEHYGRPAKRTHALQIEINRALYMDETTREPTDGLARLTADAETLTRALAGMELSALR encoded by the coding sequence ATGAGCGCGTGGCGGCCCCTTTCGAGCGAAGAGCTTTCGTCCCCGCCGCTGGAGACCTTTGGCGGGCCAGCGTTCGAGGTGCTGCGCGCGGTCCCGGCCGGGGCGCCGCCGCCGACCGCCTTGGTGTTCGCCTCGCCCCACTCGGGCGACCTCTATCCCGAGGACATGGTCGCCGCGGTCCGCCTGCCGGTCGAGACCCTGCGCGCGTCCGAGGACGCGTTTGTCGACCGCATCATCGGCGGCGCGCCCGCCCTGGGGGCCGCCGTGGTGCGCGCCCGCTTCGCCCGCGCCTATGTGGATCTGAACCGCGAGCCCTGGGAGCTGGACCCGGCGATGTTCGACGGCGACCTGCCCGAGTACGCCCAGGGCCGCACGGCGCGGGTGGCGGCGGGGCTGGGTACGATTCCCCGCGTCGCCGGCGAGGGTCGGCCGATCTATGGCCGCAAGCTGTCGTTCGACGAGGCCAGGACCCGGGTCGAACTGGCCCACCGCCCCTATCATGACGCCCTGGACCGACAGCTGGCGGCGGCGCGCGCGGCGCACGGGGCGGCGATCCTGATCGACTGGCACTCGATGCCTGCCGCCGCCGCGCGCGGGCAGCGGACCAAGGGCGGCGGCGTCTGCGACATCGTGCTGGGCGACCGCTTCGGCGCAGCCTGCTCGCCCAAGCTGACGGCCCTGGTCGAGCGCGAACTGGAGGCTCTGGGCTACAATGTCGCCCGCAACGCGCCCTATGCCGGCGGCTACACCACCGAACACTATGGCCGCCCCGCCAAGCGCACCCACGCCCTGCAGATCGAGATCAACCGAGCGCTCTATATGGACGAGACGACGCGCGAGCCGACCGACGGCCTGGCGCGGCTGACCGCCGACGCCGAGACCCTGACGCGAGCGCTGGCCGGGATGGAGCTGAGCGCCCTGCGCTGA
- the cpdR gene encoding cell cycle two-component system response regulator CpdR: protein MARILLAEDDDSLRGFLARALERAGFEVQACADGEEAVQHLDHPWDLLLTDIVMPGMDGIEVARQAAARDPSLRIMFITGFAAVALSAQDRAPAGAKVLSKPVHLRDLVAEVEKMMAA from the coding sequence ATGGCCCGCATCCTCCTCGCCGAAGACGATGATTCCCTGCGCGGCTTCCTGGCCCGCGCGCTGGAACGCGCCGGCTTCGAAGTCCAGGCCTGCGCCGACGGCGAAGAGGCCGTCCAGCACCTGGATCATCCCTGGGACCTCTTGCTGACCGACATCGTTATGCCCGGCATGGACGGCATCGAGGTGGCCCGCCAGGCCGCCGCCCGCGACCCATCCCTGCGCATCATGTTCATCACCGGCTTCGCCGCCGTGGCCCTCTCGGCCCAGGACCGCGCGCCCGCCGGCGCCAAGGTGCTGTCCAAGCCCGTGCACCTGCGCGACCTCGTCGCCGAGGTCGAAAAGATGATGGCGGCCTGA